The following proteins come from a genomic window of Rutidosis leptorrhynchoides isolate AG116_Rl617_1_P2 chromosome 10, CSIRO_AGI_Rlap_v1, whole genome shotgun sequence:
- the LOC139873009 gene encoding peter Pan-like protein isoform X1: MARFRNKKKMGFVKPAKKPPQQNVDPVTGDKIPRSFVFSRLKLHGSLKQLQADLRKMMLPYTALNLKEKKRNNLRDFLNVAGPMGVTHFLMLSKTGNSPYLRVARTPQGPTLTFKIQEYSLAVDIANSQLGPRVPKDLFKNSPLIVLSDFGTGDQHLKLMTIMFQNIFPAININTVKLSSCQRIVLLNYNKDTKVIDFRHYSIRLQPVGVSRRIRKFVQNHQVPDLRSLQDVSDFVTKAVYGSESEGDDEAATVNLASDLGRINKACTKSAVKIQEIGPRMTLQLIKIEDGLCAGTVIFSEQGISGEKKEVRESVEHDMDDDDSEGDGEGSEEDNSDD, translated from the exons ATGGCTCGTTTCCGTAAT AAAAAGAAGATGGGGTTTGTGAAGCCTGCAAAGAAGCCACCACAACAGAACGTCGATCCTGTAACTGGTGATAAAATACCAAGGAGTTTCGTTTTTTCAAGGTTGAAATTACATGGTTCTCTTAAACAATTGCAAGCCGATCTGCGTAAAATGATGCTTCCGTATACCGCTTTAAACCTAAAG GAGAAGAAGCGTAACAACCTTAGAGATTTCTTGAATGTTGCAGGGCCAATGGGAGTTACTCATTTTCTTATGTTATCAAAAACAGGAAACTCTCCTTATTTGAGAGTTGCACGAACACCACAGGGTCCCACTCTTACGTTTAAAATTCAAGAGTACTCGTTAGCTGTTGATATCGCTAATTCTCAGTTAGGTCCCAGAGTTCCAAAAGATTTATTTAAAAACTCTCCTCTG ATTGTGTTGTCTGATTTTGGGACCGGGGATCAACATTTGAAGCTGATGACTATCATGTTTCAAAACATCTTCCCCGCCATTAACATTAATACA GTTAAACTATCATCATGCCAGAGAATCGTTTTACTTAATTACAACAAGGACACAAAGGTTATCGATTTTCGGCATTATTCTATTAGATTGCAGCCAGTTGGTGTCTCCCGTAGAATAAGAAAGTTTGTTCAAAATCATCAAGTGCCCGATCTTAGAAGCCTTCAAGATGTGAGCGACTTTGTCACAAA GGCCGTTTATGGATCGGAAAGTGAAGGAGATGATGAGGCGGCAACCGTAAACTTAGCATCTGATCTTGGTAGAATTAATAAGGCTTGTACTAAAAGTGCTGTGAAGATTCAAGAAATTGGACCCAGGATGACTCTTCAGCTTATTAAGATTGAGGATGGATTATGTGCTGGCACTGTAATTTTTAGTGAGCAAG GAATTAGTGGTGAGAAGAAAGAGGTAAGAGAAAGTGTGGAGCACGACATGGATGATGATGATTCAGAAGGAGATGGCGAGGGAAGTGAGGAAGACAACTCGGATGATTAG
- the LOC139873009 gene encoding peter Pan-like protein isoform X2: MGFVKPAKKPPQQNVDPVTGDKIPRSFVFSRLKLHGSLKQLQADLRKMMLPYTALNLKEKKRNNLRDFLNVAGPMGVTHFLMLSKTGNSPYLRVARTPQGPTLTFKIQEYSLAVDIANSQLGPRVPKDLFKNSPLIVLSDFGTGDQHLKLMTIMFQNIFPAININTVKLSSCQRIVLLNYNKDTKVIDFRHYSIRLQPVGVSRRIRKFVQNHQVPDLRSLQDVSDFVTKAVYGSESEGDDEAATVNLASDLGRINKACTKSAVKIQEIGPRMTLQLIKIEDGLCAGTVIFSEQGISGEKKEVRESVEHDMDDDDSEGDGEGSEEDNSDD; this comes from the exons ATGGGGTTTGTGAAGCCTGCAAAGAAGCCACCACAACAGAACGTCGATCCTGTAACTGGTGATAAAATACCAAGGAGTTTCGTTTTTTCAAGGTTGAAATTACATGGTTCTCTTAAACAATTGCAAGCCGATCTGCGTAAAATGATGCTTCCGTATACCGCTTTAAACCTAAAG GAGAAGAAGCGTAACAACCTTAGAGATTTCTTGAATGTTGCAGGGCCAATGGGAGTTACTCATTTTCTTATGTTATCAAAAACAGGAAACTCTCCTTATTTGAGAGTTGCACGAACACCACAGGGTCCCACTCTTACGTTTAAAATTCAAGAGTACTCGTTAGCTGTTGATATCGCTAATTCTCAGTTAGGTCCCAGAGTTCCAAAAGATTTATTTAAAAACTCTCCTCTG ATTGTGTTGTCTGATTTTGGGACCGGGGATCAACATTTGAAGCTGATGACTATCATGTTTCAAAACATCTTCCCCGCCATTAACATTAATACA GTTAAACTATCATCATGCCAGAGAATCGTTTTACTTAATTACAACAAGGACACAAAGGTTATCGATTTTCGGCATTATTCTATTAGATTGCAGCCAGTTGGTGTCTCCCGTAGAATAAGAAAGTTTGTTCAAAATCATCAAGTGCCCGATCTTAGAAGCCTTCAAGATGTGAGCGACTTTGTCACAAA GGCCGTTTATGGATCGGAAAGTGAAGGAGATGATGAGGCGGCAACCGTAAACTTAGCATCTGATCTTGGTAGAATTAATAAGGCTTGTACTAAAAGTGCTGTGAAGATTCAAGAAATTGGACCCAGGATGACTCTTCAGCTTATTAAGATTGAGGATGGATTATGTGCTGGCACTGTAATTTTTAGTGAGCAAG GAATTAGTGGTGAGAAGAAAGAGGTAAGAGAAAGTGTGGAGCACGACATGGATGATGATGATTCAGAAGGAGATGGCGAGGGAAGTGAGGAAGACAACTCGGATGATTAG